Within Oryzias melastigma strain HK-1 linkage group LG23, ASM292280v2, whole genome shotgun sequence, the genomic segment attttttaggctattttggagttaggttaatatttacacattagctgttttggctaatttaagctttttcccgtttttttaggatatttgaagcttagctattttttcagctaaatgttagctgcTTTGGGTGACCTacgtttatttatatttttgtttttgtgtttttgatttattaggCATTCGGCTAatatttagctagctatcaccttcagctttttcagctattagcttcagtgatttaagctatcaccttcagctttttcagctatcaatttcagcatcttcagctgtcagcactagcatctacagcggccaaattcaacttacagcattcacactagcactatcgcAGCTAATTCTTTATATTTAGCTCGTAATtataaaaagttatggtttgaaagttttaaacatttagttttagagtgtttaataaatgtttatcctgttaagCTCCcaacctaagttgtgttttggtctctcgtgcgattgagtttgacactcctgctttactctgaatatggatttattgcaaCAGTTGTTcacacagaccataataataatacagaATATTCATCAACCGGCTGTCTAATGTTATTTTACAGATTATAAAGTTGTGgatttaatattatatttataaaataccagttttaattcattttttatccatcacaccttaaagtTCAGACGAGGTTGAAGTtagaatctgatttttttagcctccactttgacagttatgggttATATTATCATGGCTCCTGCATCAAAtctagtaaaaaataaagtttaaagaagaTGCAGAGATTTTatagaggatgaagataaacgtTATccataaaagtttaaagaaaactgaagGCTGAAAAATAATCTCTGCTTCAGCCTCGCACAGGCCAGTCCCTGAAAATATTGTCTTTGTATGTCATTAAACTGATCCATAGCCTGATAAAAGTTGAGGAATCACTAGTTTGTCCACATCTGGgttttaaagatgaaataaCAACTGAATGGACGAAGGCTCAAAAGGACAAGCGTCTTCGTCGAGCTGGATTTCATAATCGATAACCAGGTTTTACCATCCCATGCAAAGCATCCGGCCATTCTTCATCAGGACCGCCGTGACTCCTCTCTTGGCAGATTCCAGctgagacgaggaaaacgaagacgttcatggatctatttgtctggattggaatggagcggagcaagaagcttgtagcttctacatcacagctacaggCTTTATCCAattacattttcacagattctttttgttttttatcttttaatattttgttgattctgatttcctgttctaaataaaagcataaatgattctgtttaatttaatttgtagTGAAAAGACAAACATGTACCAaccattaaaacataatttattaaataataaagtgtttgaattgtttatttatgaattgAAGTAAAACAATGGAGTTGTAGAAATCTGTATCTGATGGTGGGATTGTGGgtaatctgttgttttttcttctctttcagtGAGTTTATGCGCTCCCTCATCAGCAGCATGGACTTCCGCTCCCTTGAAGTGAGGCTCTTCAAAGCCAAGGTAAGAACATGTTTGTCCTCTTGAATCTGTCGAATCCTCAAAGCTTCAGATTCACTTTCCCGTCTCCGGCTGTGATCACAATCACGTAAATGGAGGCGAACTCTTTGATTCCGAAAGCGTGCTTTAGCCACTCAGACCCCGTGCATGGAAATGAGGGAAGGAAGCCAGAGGAGAGAGAAGGGGAGCTTTTCCCTTTTCAGAGATTGGAATTGGCCTTAATCTCATTAAAGAGCCCAGCGGCGAACACGCCGTCCACTCCGCCCAGCCCTGTAATCAGCCCGAGACACACGGCTCATCTCAGACGGGCCGGGCTCGAGCCGACCAGCTGGCCGCTGGCGAGCCGGCCCGGCCCTCGGTCGTGCCAGGAGGCGCTGAGCGGCTGAAAAGCGAGGAGGAACTTGAAAGAGCGCGGGCGTGGAAGCTGAGCCTTCGGCCAGGTAGGGAGGCTTTGTAATTACAGAGCTGTTAGGGATAGGGTTGTTAACTGGAGAGGCTGTTGTTGAGGTGGGGGGTGGAACAGGCTAATTGCCACACGGATTATTCCTATCCCCTCCTTTTCTGCCCCCCCTCCCAACAATTATTACCTAGCCTGCATTAACTGTGCAAACAGGTGCGCTGAAAGGAGAGTGTGGTAATCTGAGGCTGCGCGCCACAATAACACGCTGTCACACATGAACATACTCCCACACACCCACAACAAGTGCTGGGACCTTTAAGGAGGGGGGGTTGAGTACCACCGCACTGCCACAGTTCATGAGCAAGGCTCGCCTGCAGCTACAGTCAATGAAAACTACAGGGAAACGCTCGTATATTCGGGTTTCAGTCGTAGGAAACACACCTCTAAACTTAAACACatggaactttgaccaatcaggggctctgATTTGGTGGTGACATCCGTTTTTGTTCACAGAACCgtgaagaagaaattaataactgcAGTTCGTTTGTGTCTGGTCAGAATTATACgacaccaagtttttcatatatccaaatagagagaaagaaagaaaaagattcaCCTATTTGCCCCACTTTGACATTGTGCACCAAGACatagtaaacagtagaagaagcccctccctgcttgcccagtgtgaacactgtgggCTAAATGGGTTCAAGAATGATGTGAATGTTGCTTTAGAGTTTAAACATCTCACTCCATATACTTGTTGATTATGATTAGGGTAAGTTGTATCATTTTTCTTCCGAATACAATTAGAATCCAACCGTAGATTAAAACTTCACTATTTGTTCCAAAAAAGGGATTTATTCTCTTCTAATGTTTGACAAGAACCCACAGTTCAAACGTGTTCTTATTGTTTGGAAGGAAGCCTTAAAACATCAACGATatcaaaggaaaaagaagaggGAAAAGGAGCCCTTTCACTGTGAGAGCTGAACACTACACCATCCTCTGGTCGTGATTCTGTGTGTCAGAAATGTGAGACATTCTTaggaagaattgaaaaaaacgTTCACACAGCAGAGATCTCATTTCAAAAGAtgagaaccaaaaaaaataacgtGCTGATAAAATCCTTCAGATCAACTGAACAATGAAAACTATGACATTTCTGAACCAAAACGTTTTTTATTGCATCCAAAACTCACTTGTTCTGATTGGCTTTAGCCTAATTTAGTATTTATCATAGTTTTACTTCATCTGatgattttgttcatttttactattCACATAAGTTGATTTTACTTaaactttttcttgcttttatggtttacattctttaaatattaaagactGTTTCAGGGGCAGCATTtgaaacaacaaagaaacaaattttttttccgTAGGAAGACCTGcctatttacaaaaacaatgtgtattttaaatgtgtatctttttttgtttttagcagaaATGTAGTTGCCAAATACtaaatttaaagatattttaaccCTTGAACCTTTTAACCCTTAAGGGTGAAagttgatcatggaggagaaagtgtttccagtttgtgtccagctggaattttatgacaccaagtcttttatatatcagAGTAGAGCTGTGAACGAAAAAGCCTAGAGCAGCGGTATCAAACTCTATCgcacaaggggctaaaatccaaaacattaaaacatttttaaaactttaaactcataactttttaacataattgtgaactatatatttatatatatagcattacctaaaataatgctagtgtgaatgctgtaagctgaatttcgCTGCTGAAAaagctagtgctgatagctgaagatgctgaaattgatatctaaaaaagctgaagttgatagctgaaatcactaaagaggatagccagctaaaatattacctaaatgcaaattagcccaaaaaaatcttaggtttgtcaaaacagcaagcatatagctgaaaaatttgcaaaacttgaaaatatcctgaaaaatgaaaaaaagtctaaattagcccaaaaaacgctaccatgcagctgaaatattagctaaactccaaagcagcctaaaaaacctaaataagccaaaacagctagcatgtagctgaaatgttagctaatcttcaaaatagcctaaaaaatcgtattaaatgccaaaatagttcaaaaagctatcagaatgccaatttttaaagctttaaaactgtaacttttttatataattatgaataataaacagacaggaatattatagaataaatcaacttaaaaattaaataactttcaatattttactctccataaaaatatattttgtcaaaattattcaagttagaaataagcgcatgataacatctggccattcataccaataaaataaaatgatctggagggccggatccggcccccgggccttgactttggcacatGTGGCCTAGAGAGAGATTCTACACATTTTGCAGCTATTAAGcagtagaaaaagtaaaagaagccccaccctgtttgtccagtgtgaacaccatgggcgtTCAAGAATCCACGTTCagcttgtgttttctttcttgcttcctgcagcagctgtttctgttcctcctggaggagcagcaggcgGATGCGGGCCTTCAGCAGGGCTTCATCAGCGGCGAGCAGCTCCTGCTGGAGCTGAAGGCCGGTGGGATCCATCTCGAGCAGGAGGCGGTCGTCAGGCTGGAGCTGCAGAACATCCCGCCTTTGGACCTGCTGGACTTCCTGGCCTACCTGCCGCTCTTCATGCTCATTCATAAATCCGTCATCTCCAACCCGCTCAACGACTCCAGACATTTTTAGACTCTTTGATTTCtctttaatatactgtaacttttcaactgttcacacgatcaacataattccagtagattttaaagaagaaaagcggctcattccgcttttcttctttaaaatctactggaattacgttgatcgtgttcactttttttgtaaatcaaagaacataaatgctGGAGATGTTAAAGGGTGAGCAGTTTCCTTCAGAAATCAATGTCTGTGGATTTGACAGTTTTCCCTGATAATGTTCTTGGAAGCCGGTTTCCATGACGCTTAACTATTCACCACAATAAAGAGGTCTTATCAGCAGAAATGCAGCTGCTCAATGTTTGTGCTTTGTTTGCAGCATATTACCAGCAGCTTGTGTTCAATAATGTTCAATTCAAATCcataaaagaagagaagaaataataaaaaataaatatattcaactGTTTGGAGTCTTTAATTTCTAAAGTTAGATTTGTTGCAAATTTCTCCATTAAGTGTTTTTGCACTTGTAATAATAAGACTTGTgagtctaaaaatgttttgtatctgtaataaaataatgtttgtaaaattatttttgttcacataaaaaagaaattgtccGTCTGTAAAAAGTGGGTCTGGGTTGATCAAATCTATCtgaaagctaaagtccgctagcttgatgctaacattcaatggtatttcccataggacggctaatgctaacgttcggtcGGCCTAAGCATACATTACTGATCAAATAAGCAACTATATATAATCACAAgcattaatttttcaaactctttaaaagaaatatgttttaaagaaacaatttgtggtctaaaacacgtTATGTTaattcatactttcttcttcttctggaataaagtgcaATGTtttagcacgatcgccacctagtggccaaactgaaacgccctctaCGATGATctaagacaggggtgtcaaactcaatcatacagggggccaaaatccaaaacacaccgaacaggataaacatttatagaacacgctgaaactacatttttaaaacttttgtctttaaattactataaataaaaacaggcaggattattattccagaataaatcgattaaaaccttaaataacttttattattttactctccataaaaatatattttgtcaaaattatacaagttagaaataggTGCAAGACAATATCGGGCcattcataataataaaatagaattacccggagggccgaatctggcccccgggccttgagtgATCTACGATGATGAAACCCAAGTTACAAGTACAATTCTTTTGCTTCACAATAAATCATCCAATCAGCTATTTACTGTCACCCCATTGGTGTTCTCCTTGGGCCAGCCAATCGGTTGATATCCATCTTAGAGGTAAAAAATTACGTTCACAAAGGAGAAAAGAcataaattattattagaattataaattaaaaataattaaaagttttttgttgcAATATTGTAGTGAAATATATCTTTCACCATTTAGATGCCATCGATGGACTCCGCTTTTAagaggtaggggtgtggccATCTTTAGCTATTTTAACACAGAAGTATTTTCACTTAAGTACAATTTCAATAGGGCAGTATTACAAAATACTACATCAGATTAGTCTGGAACTGTGTAGGTGACATCACAAGAAGGGATACTAtcagtgagaagtgaaatgattctgTGGAAACATATAATAAAATACGTGGGAGTGACAGGAGAATGTCACTTTCAGCAAACTCGCCTGTCAAGTTAGGAAAGGATCGATGAAAATCCATTGGAGGAATTTTCCTTTTGCAGCAAAAggcgttttatttattttggaaaattgaaGATGGCAATCTCTTcctggggtcaaaggtcaatgaaatgTAGACTTAAGCTGGcggcatgtgtgtgaaattttgtaatcatttagattttttttctagagtCAATTATGCAGATTTATCCAGATCCTGCAGCCAGATTTTCCATTGTTTTGTCCCAGCTTTGCCGATTAGACACAGCCGGACTCTCCTCCCTTTTGTGACAAACCTCTGTGGGGACAAACATAATAGACTTCCAGAATCTTCCAGAAGGAAGCACATGTCAGTGTGAAGACACAGCCTGACTTGTTTTCTCCATCAGCTTTATTCTAGTTTTATCAgacaattattgattttttatgtcttcaaataaattaaaactttatttattatttatatttaatcaatttaacaTCTAAAGATTTCCCGTTTTCTTGTTTTGCATCCTCCCTTCTCCCGCGCATGCGCAGCTGCACTTCTTTCCAGGTGTTTGGGTCACCTTTGGGCACACGCCTCCACTCCACCACCTCCAGACCCCTCATTCCTCATTAAAGCAGCCACGCGCCCTGACGGCAGCCCTCGCCCTACCTGTCAAAGTCAGTTGTGGAGAAGCGCTCCACCTCCCAGGCTGCTGACCGCTGGACTCCGCTGATCCAATTAGGAGAAGAGCGGAAAAATGCTCCATCTTTTGGTTCctgtctaaaaaaaatgcaactttccCCCCCTCTTTTTATCCATTCTGGTCTCGCGAATCAAGACTAAAGTTGGATGGTGCCGATGGAGTAAACTTTGGGTAGAAAATCTCGTGCGTAAAAGCGCGGGATTGTGCGTAAAATCCGCCTTTTAGGTCgttcaaaatcatttttatccttctttttttattatttttgtttttttaacaatgtaaTTGGATgacccaccccaccccccatcaacacacacacagacacgcgcaAAGATCTCAGTAGCATGTGGTTTTATTCTTGGACTACAGTGTAGAACATCTGAATATAAGACTTCTCGTTTCCATcatgggaggaggaggacatcTGACGGCGTAAAGGTTCGATGCTTCTCCGTTTGGACAACAGCTGCATAAGTTTTTTTGATCATCGTGACACGACATGacgcaacatttttttctcctttaaataaGACACGTTGGTGCTGGATAATCAAACCTCCGGGAGTCTCAGACTCCTGGAAACCTCGTGAACAGAAGAGTCCCAGAATAATAGACTACAGCGTCTACATATAGAGGCAAAGAGGTCATAGAAGCAACTCCGCAATATATAgacaaaatatatacaaaagGATGTGTACAAAAACATCTATAAATCTCttacatacaaaaatattttaatatatttcccAAAAAAGCGTTTAATATAGAATTTAATAGAATAAATCGGCGACTTGGAAGCATTTTTCTgaactgatgatgatgattggCATAGATGAAGAGCTTTAAATAGTGTTTTGGAGTTTGTGGTTTTCCTGTGGACAGACCCAAGTCTCTTTAGTCCTTTGGCGCTGgtctgatttccacaaaaaaGTTTTCAGGACCTTCATGAGAGGACCAAAACGCGCGCGCGTAAAGTCCAGAATGTGGATTCTGTGAGGAGAGAAGGAGATGTTGAGTCACATCTGAGTTTTTGGGGAGGATTTTCTTTAGGATGATCCTGTGGTTTTCTCACCTGAAGAAGCTCAAAACCAGTTGGTGAAGTCCAGAAGCTCCTGCTCCTCCGGGCTCAGCGGGTCGTAGGAGCCTTCATCAGAGGAGTAGGAGGACACGGGGGAGCCCGTCATGGAGTTCATGTCCGCCGCGTATCCCTGCGACATGGTGGGCGACAGCACGCCGGCCTGGAAGGCGGCGCTCACGGCGTCGTGCtcgtccagcagctgctgcagcgcGCGGATGTACTCCACGGCGGAGCGCAGCGTCTCCACTTTGCTCATCTTCTTGTTGGCGGCGCCGTTGGGCACGTGCTCCCGCAGGGTGGCGAAGCCGTTGTTGACCAGCTTGACCCGGTTGCGCTCGCGCTCGTTCCTGCGCGCCACCGCGTGCGGCTGCTGCTGCGGGAGCGAGTAGCCGAAGCCCGCGAAGTTCAGCCTGCGCTTGCAGCGCAGCAGCTCCGGGGAGGAGGAGCGCTGCCTCTTAGGCTGCTTGGATGCAGACTtcccgctgctgctgctgctgctgctgctcccgcCGGGGCTCAGGTGGATGCTCTGCGCAGCCGCAGCGGAGAAGAAGCACGCGGGCGGAATCAGCTGCTGGTGACTAATTTCCATTTTGGCTGTGAGGTCCATCCCagcgaggaaaaaaaagaaaatcaaaaaaaccaaaaagttgACAGAAACATAAAGGAGGGAAGCGTCTCCTGGCGGTGCGTCCCGCTCGTGCCGTTCACGTGGTGTGGCCGCTCCGCGGGGCTGCTGCGTGGCGCGCTTCTCAAAGCTGAAATGACTCCTTGAAGAAAGACGCCACTGCTTTTCAATGCGTTTGGCTGAGGGGGAGGCCACGCCCACTGGTCGCGTGGATACACCTTGGGCTCCTGCGCCGGTGCAGCTGCGCGCGCCAGACGCGTGCCACTTCAAGCACTaaacaaacagcagttttttttctccatcagtCACAGCAGAGAGGTGCGCTCCACGGAGCGGCGCGCTTCCAACAGGAACTTTCTGATTCCAGAAAGGGTGCgctcctaaaataaataaataaaaaaagtaaacatttggaAACTCTGTTGTAACTTTGGTGCAGTTTCATTCACGCACAATTTAAGCGTGAAAATGTGCtaaatttacaagtaaaaagtttgaatggGCGCAATTCAAGAAATTCTTACCTTGAATCTTAATACTGGAAATTTAAATGGTTCCAAAACGCGTAAAAACGCAGTGGAAACCTTTATCTTGGATTGTTTTCGTCTGAGTGGACGTGGACACAACCTCAACCCAAGTTTCCCTCTATTATTTATGTTTGCTTTATCCGCAGCCTCTTCATGTAAATCAGCTCCTCGTTGTCACCGCGCCCCCGCGCTTTCCAAAGGCGCGCGTAAAAGTCGAACTATTGTGCGCCGCGGAGCGCATTTTCCACTGGGACTCTGGAGCCACGCAGGGATAACGAACACTGCGTGCGTGGGGAGGGTGTCGGAATGAAGCTTTGTGGATGATTGGACCCCCCTGGTGAGCTTACAGTGGCGCGTTCTTCAATTATTGGCGCAGAAACTCACAGCGCGTGTGCAAATGTGTCTATTTCTGCGCGCTCGAGAGGCNNNNNNNNNNNNNNNNNNNNNNNNNNNNNNNNNNNNNNNNNNNNNNNNNNNNNNNNNNNNNNNNNNNNNNNNNNNNNNNNNNNNNNNNNNNNNNNNNNNNNNNNNNNNNNNNNNNNNNNNNNNNNNNN encodes:
- the ascl1a gene encoding achaete-scute homolog 1a produces the protein MDLTAKMEISHQQLIPPACFFSAAAAQSIHLSPGGSSSSSSSSGKSASKQPKRQRSSSPELLRCKRRLNFAGFGYSLPQQQPHAVARRNERERNRVKLVNNGFATLREHVPNGAANKKMSKVETLRSAVEYIRALQQLLDEHDAVSAAFQAGVLSPTMSQGYAADMNSMTGSPVSSYSSDEGSYDPLSPEEQELLDFTNWF